CTCGGCCCCAATCATCGAGGCCATCGCCGACACGTGGCGCGCACTTGAGATGGCGGCGCCCTTGGTGGTCGATCCCGTCTGCGCATCCATGCACGGAGACCCACTGCTACACCCGAGCGCGCTGGACGCGCTACGCACACAGCTGTTTCCGTTGGCGACGCTCGTCACCCCGAACCTGGACGAGGTGCGTCTGCTGGTGGACGTGGACGTCGTCGACGAGGAGTCACAGCGGGAGGCGGCCCGGAGACTCCACGCTCTCGGCCCGCAGTGGGCCCTGGTGAAGGGCGGGCACCTGCGATCCAGTGACACCAGCACCGATCTACTCTTCGACGGCACCGAGTTTCACTACTTTCCCGTCGAGCGGGTGGACACCGGACACGATCACGGCGCCGGGGACACCCTCGCGGCATCCGTCAGTTGCGCGCTGGCACATGGACTTTCCGTCATCGAAGCCGTCGCGTTCGGAAAACGATGGATCACCGAATGCCTCAAGGCCGCCTACCCGTTGGGGCACGGCCACGGCCCGGTATCGGCCCTGTTCAGGCTGCACTCGCACGACGAGCCTTAGGCTGGCTGGGTGAGCACCGAGGAACTTCCGGACATCGCCGGAATCGCCCACCACCCCGACGGGCACCCCCACGGTGCGGTAGTACTCACCCACGGGGCGGGCGGCAGCTGCCACTCCCCCATGCTGCGCCTGCTGTGCACGGCGTGGGCCGAGCGTGGCTGGCTGGCGATACGGTTCGACATGCCATTCCGGCGCAACCGGCCAAGCGGCCCTCCCTCGGCCTCCTCCGCCGACAAAGACCGCGCGGGTATCGCCGAGGTGATCAACAAGGCTCGCGTCATGGTGGACGGCCCACTGCTGGCGGGCGGTCATTCGTACGGCGGACGCCAAACATCGATGCTCGTGGCCGAAAAGGGGCCCATCATCGACGTTCTGACCCTGTTCTCCTACCCGCTGCATCCGCCCGGTAAGCCCGACCGGCTGCGCACCGAGCATCTTCCCGATATCCAGGTTCCGACGGTCTTCACCCACGGCAGCTCGGATGCGTTCGGCACCATCGAGGAAATCAAAGAGGCGTCGGTACTGATCCCGGCAGGCGCCACGATCGTGGAGATCACCGGCGCGCGCCACGATCTGGGTTCCAAGACCATCGACGTGCCGACACTGGCCATCGACGCCGCGCTGGCCGCCCTGCAGGGCTAGAAGAACGCCACACTCCATTTTGTGTGATCCGCGTCATATTTTATGACCCGATGTCACAAAACCGACCTGGGCGGGATCTCAAGGGCATCACACCCCGAATGAATGGGAGCCCAGCATGACCGATCAGCACCCACACGTCATAGTCCTCGGTGGCGGTTACGCCGGAACGATGGCGGCCAACCGTTTACAGCAGAACACCGATATCGACATCACACTGATCAACCCGCGCGCCGACTTCGTTCACCGCCTGCGGCTGCACCAGTTCGCGGCCGGGACGGGTATCGCCACGGTCGACTACGCCCCACTGCTAGGAAGGCGCGTGCGACTCGTTGTCGACGGCGCCGCACGCGTCGACGCTCGCGCGCGCATGGTCCGCCTGGAGTCCGGAGACATTCTCGATTACGACTATCTCGTCTACGCGGTCGGCAGCACCGATTCGGCGCCCGCGGACATACCGGGTCTCGCGGAATTCGCTTATCCTCTTGCCGAATTCGAGTCAGCGCAACGTCTGCGCCAAGCTCTTGAAACAGCAGATCACGACGCCCCGATCACCGTGGTGGGGGCCGGCCTGACCGGGATCGAGATGGCCGCCGAGTTGGCCGATCTCGGTCGACAAGTGAGGCTGGTGTGCGGTGGCCGATTGGCGCCGGCATTCGGGGCGCCCGCACGGCGGTCGATCGCCATGTGGTTCGCTCGCCGCCGGGTCGACGTACTGGAGAATGCGACAGTTTCCGAGGTGCTACCGGACTCCGTGGTGCTCGCGGGCGGTGCGGCGCTACCCAGCACGATCACCATCTGGGCAGGCGGATTCGGGGTACCGAGCCTGGCCGCCCACAGCGGCCTGAGCACCAACGCCGACGGCCGGCTGCTCACCGATGAAACGCTCACCAGTATCGACGACGACCGGATTATCGGAGCCGGGGACGCCGTGACCACGTCGAGCCTGCCGACGCGCATGAGCTGCTACACGGCCAACACGACCGGCGCCGCGGCTGCCGACACGGTGCTGAGCCGCCTGTCGGGTGCCGAGCCCGCCGCGTTCCGCCTGGCGTATGTCGGGCAATGCCTGAGCCTTGGACGACACAATGCGGTTCTACAGTTCACGCACCAGGATGACAGTCCAGTCGGGTTCCATACCCGGGGCAGGCTGACGGCGTCGTTCAAGGAATTCGTCCTCAAGAGTGTCCCGTGGGGGCTGCGTCGGGAGGGCCGCAAGCCGGGGGCGAGCGTGTGGTTCAAGAGCCAGGCCCGCCACGCGTCAACCACTAGAGATCAGGCGGAGGCCACCACGTTGTGATCAACACCGACGAACATGCCGAACGATTTGTCCTACTGCGCCCCTTGCTGTTCACGATCGCCTACGAGATCCTAGGTTCGGCAACCGAATCGGACGACGTGTTACAGGACAGCTACCTACGGTGGGCTCAGGTAGACCTGACGACAGTACGAGACACCAAGTCCTATCTGGCACAGCTGGTCACGCGCCAAGCACTGAAGTCCCTGCGCACCAGCGCCCGCCGGCGCGAGGACTACATCGGCCCATGGCTGCCCGAACCATTGCTGCTCGACGAACACGACGGTTCTGCCGACCTACTGCTCGCCGAGTCCGTGTCGATGGCCATGATGGTGCTGCTGGAAACCCTCACGCCCGACGAGCGCGCAGTGTTCGTGCTGCGCGATGTGTTTGGCTTCGACTATGACGAGATCGCCGGTGCGGTAAGCAAATCCGCCACCGCGGTGCGGCAGATCGCACATCGAGCGCGCGAGCATGTACACGCGCGCCGCAGACGATTCCAACCCGTCGCCGCTCACGAGAGCGCGCGGATCGCCCAGCAGTTCCTCACGGCCACCGAGACCGGAGACGTCGAAGGCCTGATGGCGTTGCTGGCACCCGACGCCACCTGGATCGCTGATGGCAACGGGCGGGCCGGGGCAGTCCGACGGCCACTCACCGGCGCCGGCAAGCTGGCCCGCATATTCGCCGGCCCGTTCCGAAAGGGTATGGAGCACAGGAGGACAGAGGTAGTCATCGCCAATGCCTCACCGGCCATCGCGGTGTACTCCGGCGATGTTCTGGAAGCCATCATCACCATCGAGATCACCGGCGGCAGGATCAGCCGGCTCTACGCCGTCGCCAACCCCGACAAGCTGGTATCCGCGGCGACCCCTCGCGTAGTCGGTCGTTGATCGACGCGTTGCGACCGGCGCGTCAAGAGCCCAGCGCACGCCAGTCGCGCATCAACAGCTGTGATGCCCGGCGCAGATCGGCCTCGGCCTGCGCCACGGTGAGGCCACCATTGAGACACACCTGGATACAGCCGAACCACTGGTGCACCAGCAGCCTGATCACGGCCTCATCCTCATCGGTCGGATCGGATAGCCCGGCCACCTCGGATATCAGCTCATGGAACCGCTTCTCGATCTGCATCAGATCGGGAACCTCGGCCAGCGAGGCCGAGTTCGACGACCGGATCATCGCGATGGCCAGCATGCGCCGCCGTGTCAGCCCGCGCAGTGCCCGTACCAGCGCCTCGCCCACCCGGTCGGCGGGGGTCTGCTCGCCGTCGGGCAGCACCGGAATGCGGCCGACAAGCCGTTCGGACTCACGCACCAGAGCGGAGACGAACAGATGACGCTTCGTCGGGAAGTACCGGTACAACGTCCCGATGGCGACGTTCGCGTGCTTGGCGACGTCGTGCATCTGAACGTGGTCGAGCTCGCGGGTCATGGCGAGTTCCTCGGCCGCATCGAGCATGCGCTTGTACTGCTCATGTTGGCGCCGGGTCGACGGCATGGCGGCTGGCCGCACCGGTGACGCTTCAACCATGGCGCTCACGATCTATTCACCTGCATAAATAACCCCGAAACTGGAACCTGTTCTAGATAAGGTAGCACTACCCAGACCCAACGCAATGCGATTTCGCGGTCCTGATCTACTTCCCGGCGTCCGGCGTTCCCGCCAGCATCGCCAGCAGCAGTTCGGCGCGCACGCGCGCGATATCGAGGTCACAGGCCAGCAGCGACTGCGCGGTTTCAACGCGTTTGCGCAGCGTATGGCGATGCACGCCGACGGCCGCGGCCGCCGATTCCCAGTGACCGTTGGCCTCCAGATAGGCCCGTAGAGACGCCATCAGTTCAGCCCCGTGCATAGCGTCGAACTCGGCGAGGGGAGCCAATGTCGCGTTGGCGACGGCGATCAGCACCTCACGACTCGCGCCGAAAGACAGCAGCGCGCTGCCCGCCAACGAGGTGAACTCCAGCGGCGTCCCACCGCGATCGGCCACCGATGCGGCGAGCTTCGCGTTCTGCACCGCATCGACGAGTCGTCCCACCGGATGCGCCCCGCTCAGGCCCGCCCGCAACCCCTTCCTGGCGCGCCCGTCCACCTCCGCAAACAACTGCCGCGCGAATTCGAGGGTCTCCGAGCCGGGCAACACGACGGTGAGTTGGAACTCGGCGGTATGCGCGAAGACCACGTGACCCTCGGACTCCATGGCCCGGGTCACCGAGGACAGCACCTTGGGCAGCGCCGCCTGAGATTCGGCATTGACCACCAAGACCCGAATGCGCCCGCGCCCGTCGGCGGCCCGACTCAGTTGCGCCCACACCGGATCCAAATTCCGTTCGTTCCCCAGCAGTAGCCCCAGGACCTGCCCGTTCAGCTGCCGCTGCGCCTCCTGTAACCGCGATGGCTTGTCGAAGTCCAAGGCCAGCAACGAATTCGCATGCCCCAGCAGCACCTGGTCCACGAAGGTCAGAGGTGTCTTACTGACGACGGCCAACACTCCGTACGACGTGCCGCCCACACCGATCGCCTGTTGCGAGACGGCTATTCCCGGGCCCAGTTGTTGAGCGCCCGCCAAAGCACCCGGAGTCAGTGCGCCGCGAACCAGATTCACCGTCGCGACATCCAGATTGCGCGGATGACTGGCGACCACCGTGCCACCGGCGTCCAGCACCACCACGCTGGCCCGCAACGACCGCCCCAGTTCCGCGGTGACCGCCTGCACACCGCCGTTGACAATCGCCCGGGTGATCCTGGGCTGCGCGCGCGAGGCACGCAGCACCGCGTCGTATTCCAGTTCGGCGATGTGGGTGCTGACCGTCTTCACCACCGCCGCGAACGGGGTTCGCAGCGGCACCTCCAACACCGGCATGCCGAGCTCGTCGGCGGCCGCCACCAACTCCGCAGGCACCTCGTCGAAGGTCAATCCAGTGCCGAATCCCAATGCGGCGACATTGTTCTTGTCGAGAGCGTGTAGATAGCTCCGCCGTTCGCGGGCACTCGAGGGCAGACCGATGCCGGTGGTGAGCACCAGCTCTCCACCCGACAGCCATCGGGCCGGGTCAGCGAGTTCCGTGGTGAGCGCCAGGTTGATCTCGCGCCCCAGGCCCGCGGCACCGCCCTGAAGAGTGAGTTTCAGGTCCGGCTGGTCCAGCACCCAACGCACCGAAACAGTCACCTCACGGGACTGTACAGAATGGTGAAAAACACCGCGAAGATTCCCGAAATTGTCGGATGATCGGGGATGTGTCGTCGCGCACACTGATTCTCTGCGTGCTTAACGGGATTCCCTCGACGGATGGACGTGCGATATGCCGGACTCAGTACTCCAGAACTACATCGACGGACGGTTCGTCGATTCCAACTCATCGGAAACCATCGACCTGATCAACCCGGTCGATGAATCGGTGGTGGGCCGCGCCCCGGTCTCCAACGCCGAGGACGTCAACGCGGCCGTGGCGGCGGCCGAACGTGCCTTCGTCTCCTGGGGCAGATCCACCCCCAGCTTTCGGCAGCAGGCGTTGCTCAAGCTCGCCGACGCCATCGAGGCCCACTCCGACGAGATCGTCGAGGCGCAATGCCGCAACACCGGACAGCCCAAGGCGATCATCGCCGCCGAAGAGGTGGCCGTCAGCGCCGACCAAGTCCGGTTCTTCGCCGGTGCCGCACGGCTCGTCGAGGGCAAGTCGGCCGGCGAATACATGGAGGGTTTCACCTCCTACGTTCGTCGTGAGCCCATCGGGGTCGTCGGGCAGGTGACTCCCTGGAACTACCCGTTCATGATGGCGATCTGGAAGATCGGTCCCGCGTTGGCCACCGGAAACACCATCGTCCTCAAGCCCAGTGACACCACCCCCGAGAGCACGCTGGTGCTGGCTCGGCTGACCCAGGGCATCCTGCCCGACGGGGTCTTCAACGTCGTCTTGGGTACCGCGGCCACCGGCTCCGAATTGGTGAGTCACCCTGCTATCGGGCTGGTTTCGATCACGGGCTCGGTGCGCGCCGGTATCGCCGTCGCCGCGTCGGCGGCCGAACAGCTCAAGCGCAGCCACCTCGAACTCGGCGGCAAGGCCCCGGTCGTCGTGTTCGACGACGTCGATATCGACAAGGCCGCATTGGGTATCGCGCAGGCTGCCTTCTTCAACGCCGGCCAGGACTGCACGGCCGCCACCCGGGTGATCGTGCATCAATCGATCCACGACGAGTTCGTGAACGCCCTCAACTCCGCGGCTCAGACGCTGCGACCCGGCCCGCCCGACGATCCGGACAGCTTCTACGGGCCGATGAACAACGTCAACCACTTCACCGCTGTCACCAAGAAGCTCGAGAACCTGCCCGCGCACGCCATCGTCGTGACCGGCGGAAAACGCTGGGGCGACAACGGGTATTTCATCGAGCCCACCATTGTCACCGGCGTCCGGCAGGAAGATCCCATAGTCCAGGAGGAGACATTCGGGCCGATCCTGACCGTCCAGTCCTTCGATAGTGCGGACGAAGCCGTGCGCTTGGCCAACGGGGTGCGCTACGCCCTGGCTTCCAGCGTCTGGACCAAGGACCATGCCACCGCGGAACGGTTCACCCGCGAGCTCGATTTCGGATGTGTATGGGTCAACTGTCATATCCCGCTGGTTGCCGAGATGCCGCACGGCGGATTCAAGTACTCCGGTTACGGCAAGGACCTGTCCGCATACGGTGTGGAGGACTACACCCGGATCAAGCACGTGATGAGCGCCCACGCGTGACGACCGATACGTTTCACCCGCTTGATCCCTTGGCTGCGGACGAGTTCACCGCGGTCGCAGAGATTCTGGCGCAGACGCACGATGTCGGAAAGAGTTGGCGGTACACCTCCATCGAGCTGGCCGAGCCCTCCAAATCCGAGATCGCCGCATTCGACGGCAAGGGCACACGGCCCGATCGTCGAGCACTGGCCACCTGTTTGGACACCAACCAAAACGCGACCTACAAGGCGGTCATTTCTCTGACGTCCGGTGAGGTGTTGTCCTGGAGTCACATTCCGGGAGTACAGCCCAACTTCACCGTTGATGAATGGGAGGAGGCCGACGCGACCCTGCGTCGCCACCCCGACGTGATCGCCGCACTGGCCAAACGCGGTATCACCGACATGGACCTGGTGTTCATGGATACCTGGACGTACGGCGATGCGGTCATGCCAGAGAAGTACAAGGGCAGGCGACTGGGCTGGTCGGACACCTGGGTGCGTTCCAGCGAAGGCGCCAACCCGTACGCGGGACCCGTCAACGGATTCCATTGCATCATCGACATGAACAGCATGGAGCTGTTGGAGATCGAGGACACGTTCACCGTCGAGCGGCCCGAGATGATGGGCGAGTACGTGCCTCGACATGTACCGGAGCGCCTCCGCCGCCAGAGCACCCGTGAATCTCTGCAGCCACTGCACATAACACAGCCGGACGGACCCTCATTCACCCTCGAGGGCAACAAGCTCCAATGGCAGAACTGGTCGTTGCGCGTCGGATTCAACTACCGCGAGGGCATGACCCTGCATGCGGTGACCTACAACGACAACGGCCGGGTGCGTTCGGTCGCCCATCGCATGTCGTTCGCCGAGATGATGGTGCCGTACCGAGATCACTGCGAAGATCACTACCGGAGAACAGCTTTCGATATCGGCGAGTGGGGCATCGGGTTCATGACGACCTCGCTGGAGCTGGGCTGTGACTGCCTCGGCGAGATCCGGTACCTGGATGCGGTCCTGCACAACAGCAAGGGTGAGCCGTACACCATCAAGAATGCGATCTGCATCCACGAAGAGGACAACGCCGTCCTGTGGAAGCACGTGGACCACGATCACGGCGCCGAGGTGCGCCGGATGCGCCGGCTCACGGTGTCGTTCCACGTCACCGTCGCCAACTACGAGTACCTCACGTATTGGCGTTTCTATCAGGACGGAAACATCGAATGTGAGGTCCGCGCAACAGGAATCATGGTCGTCAGCAATCTTCCGGCCGGAGTTCACAGTGCGCACGGAACCCTCGTCGACAACCGGACCTATGCGCCCTATCACCAGCATTTCCTTGTCGCGAGGCTAGACCTCGATGTCGATGGCACCGAAAACACCGTGTACGCCACCGAAACCGAGATCGAACCCGTGGGCCCCGACAATCCGTATGGGCTGTCCCTGCGGCAGCGCAACACCCCGCTGCGCACGGAATCGGAAGGCAAACAGGATTTCCGCTGGGAGACCCAGCGCGCGTGGAAGGTCGTCAACGACAACACCCGCAACGGCATCGGCACTGCACCGGCCTACAAGTTGGTGCCCGGCGCGGCCATCCCGTCCATGTTCGATCCTTCCTCGCCGGTGCTGGCCCGCTGCCGCGCCATCGAGCACACCCTCTGGGTGACGCCCAACTCACCCGAGGAACGCTGGCCGGCAGGAGAATTCGTCACACAGAGCAAGGACGATCTGGGCCTGCCTAACTGGACCGCGAACAATCGCTCCATCGAGAACACCGACGTGGTGCTGTGGTACGTGTTCGGCATCCACCACATCACGAGGCCCGAAGACTGGCCCATCATGCCCGTCGACACCGTGAACTTCTGGCTCAAACCGGTCGGGTTCTTCGACCGCAACCCCTCGCTCGACGTCGCTCCCAGCCCACCGAAGAGCTGTCACGCACCAGGACACCAGGAGGCCTAGCCATGAACGATGCCGCCACGAGAGGTGCCAAGCGGATAGCCGTTGCGTATCTGGCCACCCCGGGCGGCGATGACGCGCTAGCCGTCGGAGCACAGATCGCGCGTTCTCTGGGCGCACACCTGGATCTGTGTATGGTGCTGCCCCTGGATCGCCCGATCCTTGCTCCGCTTCCGCAGCAGGAGCGCCAGGATATCCTGTCCGAGAACGCCACTCATTGGCTCAAGCATGCCGAGGCCACCATTCCCGACGACCTGACCGTCGAGACGCATATCAGCTTCCACGAATCGATCGCCGAGGGACTCATCGCGCAATGTGTGGACCTGGGGGCCGAGGCCATCGTGGTGGGCGGTTCTGGTGGCGGCCTGGTCGGCAGCTTGTCGCTGGGATCGGTGGTCAACGAGCTCGTGCACTCCTCCCCCATCCCGCTGGTGATCTCTCCGCGTGGCGCCCGCTATCAGAAGAACCTGCGCGTTCGGGAAGTCACCTGCGCCATGGGAACCCGGCCCGGCGCACACGTGCTGCTGGATACCGCGTTGCAGGCCTGCCAGCGCGCGAAAACACCGCTGCGCCTGGTGTCCTTGGTGTCGTTCGACCCGATCCCCGGGGGTGACGACGACCAGTCGGCGCGCGAACGCGCCTCCATCCACGCACAGCAGTCCCTGGAGACTGCCAAACTGATTCTGCCGCCGGATTTCCCGGTCACCTCGATGGTCGCCGAGGGACCCACCGTGGAGGCTGCCGTGAACAAGCTCGACTGGCATGAGGGCGACGTCATCATGGTGGGTTCCAGCCGTCTTGCGCAGCCGCGGCGGCTGTTCCTGGGATCGACGGCCGCCAAGATGCTTCGGGTGCTGCAGGTTCCGATGGTCGTGATCCCCAAGGAAGAGGCCAACCGTGATTGATGATCCGCTTGCGGGAAGACCATCTGGCACTGAGAGCGTTGCCCGCGCGGAGCTGGAACAGGCCGAGCAGACGGAGGGGCTCGTCTCGAAAGGCTTGGCCGCCGGGCGCATCGGAACCTTCACCGGCGCCGTCCTCGGCATCTCGACGGTGGCACCCGGATACACACTCACGGCCAGCATCGGCCTGATCGTCGCCGCCGTCGGCCTGAAGATGCCGGCCATTCTCATAGCCGGTTTCATCCCGATGTTTCTGACCGCCTACGCCTACCGCGAGCTGAATTCGCGCGCACCCGACTGCGGCGCCTCGTTCACCTGGTCCACCAAGGCTTTTGGCCCCTACGTCGGCTGGATGTGCGGCTGGGGCATGGTGATCGCCACCATCATCGTGTTGTCCAACCTGGCATCTATCGGTGTGCAGTACGGGTATCAGTTTCTGGGCGCCGTCTCCCACAACCAGACGATCGGCGAACTCGCCGACAACAAGGCCGTCAACATCCTCTCGACCGTGGCGCTGCTGGCGATCGCGACCTACATCTCCAGCCGCGGAATCACCACCAGCGAGAAGGTGCAATATGTTCTCGTCGGGTTCCAGATGATCGTGCTGGTGATCTTCGCCGTCGTCGCCATCGCCAAGGCACCGAGCGCGGCCGGACACCTCGACTTCGACCTGGACTGGTTCAATCCGCTCACGGGGCTGACCCTGAGCGCCTTCGTGATTGGGCTCGTCGGATCGATCTTCGCGTTCTGGGGTTGGGACACCTGCCTGACCCTGGGCGAGGAATGCAAGGATCCGACCAAGGTACCGGGCCGGGCCGGGCTGTTGTGCGTGCTGTCGATCCTGCTGACCTACCTGCTGGTGGCGGTGGCGGTCATGATGTTCGCCGGTGTCGGGGATACAGATTTGGGTCTGGCCAACGAGGAGAACAAGGACAACGTCTTCGGCGCCCTTGCCGACCCGGTGCTGGGCAGCTGGTTCGGCCCGCTGTTACTGCTCGCGATATTCGCCTCCGCGGTAGCGAGTCTGCAGACCACCTCGCTGCCCGCCGCCCGCACCATGCTCGCCATGGGCACCTACGGCGCCTTCCCGAAGCAGTTCGCAAATGTCAGCCCTCGATT
The nucleotide sequence above comes from Mycobacteroides saopaulense. Encoded proteins:
- a CDS encoding PucR family transcriptional regulator, whose amino-acid sequence is MRWVLDQPDLKLTLQGGAAGLGREINLALTTELADPARWLSGGELVLTTGIGLPSSARERRSYLHALDKNNVAALGFGTGLTFDEVPAELVAAADELGMPVLEVPLRTPFAAVVKTVSTHIAELEYDAVLRASRAQPRITRAIVNGGVQAVTAELGRSLRASVVVLDAGGTVVASHPRNLDVATVNLVRGALTPGALAGAQQLGPGIAVSQQAIGVGGTSYGVLAVVSKTPLTFVDQVLLGHANSLLALDFDKPSRLQEAQRQLNGQVLGLLLGNERNLDPVWAQLSRAADGRGRIRVLVVNAESQAALPKVLSSVTRAMESEGHVVFAHTAEFQLTVVLPGSETLEFARQLFAEVDGRARKGLRAGLSGAHPVGRLVDAVQNAKLAASVADRGGTPLEFTSLAGSALLSFGASREVLIAVANATLAPLAEFDAMHGAELMASLRAYLEANGHWESAAAAVGVHRHTLRKRVETAQSLLACDLDIARVRAELLLAMLAGTPDAGK
- a CDS encoding universal stress protein produces the protein MNDAATRGAKRIAVAYLATPGGDDALAVGAQIARSLGAHLDLCMVLPLDRPILAPLPQQERQDILSENATHWLKHAEATIPDDLTVETHISFHESIAEGLIAQCVDLGAEAIVVGGSGGGLVGSLSLGSVVNELVHSSPIPLVISPRGARYQKNLRVREVTCAMGTRPGAHVLLDTALQACQRAKTPLRLVSLVSFDPIPGGDDDQSARERASIHAQQSLETAKLILPPDFPVTSMVAEGPTVEAAVNKLDWHEGDVIMVGSSRLAQPRRLFLGSTAAKMLRVLQVPMVVIPKEEANRD
- a CDS encoding TetR family transcriptional regulator codes for the protein MVEASPVRPAAMPSTRRQHEQYKRMLDAAEELAMTRELDHVQMHDVAKHANVAIGTLYRYFPTKRHLFVSALVRESERLVGRIPVLPDGEQTPADRVGEALVRALRGLTRRRMLAIAMIRSSNSASLAEVPDLMQIEKRFHELISEVAGLSDPTDEDEAVIRLLVHQWFGCIQVCLNGGLTVAQAEADLRRASQLLMRDWRALGS
- a CDS encoding primary-amine oxidase gives rise to the protein MTTDTFHPLDPLAADEFTAVAEILAQTHDVGKSWRYTSIELAEPSKSEIAAFDGKGTRPDRRALATCLDTNQNATYKAVISLTSGEVLSWSHIPGVQPNFTVDEWEEADATLRRHPDVIAALAKRGITDMDLVFMDTWTYGDAVMPEKYKGRRLGWSDTWVRSSEGANPYAGPVNGFHCIIDMNSMELLEIEDTFTVERPEMMGEYVPRHVPERLRRQSTRESLQPLHITQPDGPSFTLEGNKLQWQNWSLRVGFNYREGMTLHAVTYNDNGRVRSVAHRMSFAEMMVPYRDHCEDHYRRTAFDIGEWGIGFMTTSLELGCDCLGEIRYLDAVLHNSKGEPYTIKNAICIHEEDNAVLWKHVDHDHGAEVRRMRRLTVSFHVTVANYEYLTYWRFYQDGNIECEVRATGIMVVSNLPAGVHSAHGTLVDNRTYAPYHQHFLVARLDLDVDGTENTVYATETEIEPVGPDNPYGLSLRQRNTPLRTESEGKQDFRWETQRAWKVVNDNTRNGIGTAPAYKLVPGAAIPSMFDPSSPVLARCRAIEHTLWVTPNSPEERWPAGEFVTQSKDDLGLPNWTANNRSIENTDVVLWYVFGIHHITRPEDWPIMPVDTVNFWLKPVGFFDRNPSLDVAPSPPKSCHAPGHQEA
- a CDS encoding APC family permease; the encoded protein is MIDDPLAGRPSGTESVARAELEQAEQTEGLVSKGLAAGRIGTFTGAVLGISTVAPGYTLTASIGLIVAAVGLKMPAILIAGFIPMFLTAYAYRELNSRAPDCGASFTWSTKAFGPYVGWMCGWGMVIATIIVLSNLASIGVQYGYQFLGAVSHNQTIGELADNKAVNILSTVALLAIATYISSRGITTSEKVQYVLVGFQMIVLVIFAVVAIAKAPSAAGHLDFDLDWFNPLTGLTLSAFVIGLVGSIFAFWGWDTCLTLGEECKDPTKVPGRAGLLCVLSILLTYLLVAVAVMMFAGVGDTDLGLANEENKDNVFGALADPVLGSWFGPLLLLAIFASAVASLQTTSLPAARTMLAMGTYGAFPKQFANVSPRFLTPTFSTVVAGAVTAAFYTIVSLLSDRTLLDTIAALGIMICWYYGITAFACVWYFRTELFQNAHNVVYKFLFPLLGGLMLAAVFVISVRESMDPEKTGSGASIGGIGLVFYLGFGILAFGAVLMLIMRVKSPDFFQGRTLTRDTAPLTE
- a CDS encoding aminobutyraldehyde dehydrogenase is translated as MPDSVLQNYIDGRFVDSNSSETIDLINPVDESVVGRAPVSNAEDVNAAVAAAERAFVSWGRSTPSFRQQALLKLADAIEAHSDEIVEAQCRNTGQPKAIIAAEEVAVSADQVRFFAGAARLVEGKSAGEYMEGFTSYVRREPIGVVGQVTPWNYPFMMAIWKIGPALATGNTIVLKPSDTTPESTLVLARLTQGILPDGVFNVVLGTAATGSELVSHPAIGLVSITGSVRAGIAVAASAAEQLKRSHLELGGKAPVVVFDDVDIDKAALGIAQAAFFNAGQDCTAATRVIVHQSIHDEFVNALNSAAQTLRPGPPDDPDSFYGPMNNVNHFTAVTKKLENLPAHAIVVTGGKRWGDNGYFIEPTIVTGVRQEDPIVQEETFGPILTVQSFDSADEAVRLANGVRYALASSVWTKDHATAERFTRELDFGCVWVNCHIPLVAEMPHGGFKYSGYGKDLSAYGVEDYTRIKHVMSAHA
- a CDS encoding alpha/beta hydrolase family protein, whose translation is MSTEELPDIAGIAHHPDGHPHGAVVLTHGAGGSCHSPMLRLLCTAWAERGWLAIRFDMPFRRNRPSGPPSASSADKDRAGIAEVINKARVMVDGPLLAGGHSYGGRQTSMLVAEKGPIIDVLTLFSYPLHPPGKPDRLRTEHLPDIQVPTVFTHGSSDAFGTIEEIKEASVLIPAGATIVEITGARHDLGSKTIDVPTLAIDAALAALQG
- the thiD gene encoding bifunctional hydroxymethylpyrimidine kinase/phosphomethylpyrimidine kinase → MSSIFLPLSEPGVTPVRAMTIAGSDSGGGAGIQADMRTMALLGVHGCVAVTAVTVQNSVGVKDFHEIPPPVVAAQMEAVITDIGIQAAKTGMLASAPIIEAIADTWRALEMAAPLVVDPVCASMHGDPLLHPSALDALRTQLFPLATLVTPNLDEVRLLVDVDVVDEESQREAARRLHALGPQWALVKGGHLRSSDTSTDLLFDGTEFHYFPVERVDTGHDHGAGDTLAASVSCALAHGLSVIEAVAFGKRWITECLKAAYPLGHGHGPVSALFRLHSHDEP
- a CDS encoding RNA polymerase sigma-70 factor; the protein is MINTDEHAERFVLLRPLLFTIAYEILGSATESDDVLQDSYLRWAQVDLTTVRDTKSYLAQLVTRQALKSLRTSARRREDYIGPWLPEPLLLDEHDGSADLLLAESVSMAMMVLLETLTPDERAVFVLRDVFGFDYDEIAGAVSKSATAVRQIAHRAREHVHARRRRFQPVAAHESARIAQQFLTATETGDVEGLMALLAPDATWIADGNGRAGAVRRPLTGAGKLARIFAGPFRKGMEHRRTEVVIANASPAIAVYSGDVLEAIITIEITGGRISRLYAVANPDKLVSAATPRVVGR
- a CDS encoding NAD(P)/FAD-dependent oxidoreductase, whose product is MTDQHPHVIVLGGGYAGTMAANRLQQNTDIDITLINPRADFVHRLRLHQFAAGTGIATVDYAPLLGRRVRLVVDGAARVDARARMVRLESGDILDYDYLVYAVGSTDSAPADIPGLAEFAYPLAEFESAQRLRQALETADHDAPITVVGAGLTGIEMAAELADLGRQVRLVCGGRLAPAFGAPARRSIAMWFARRRVDVLENATVSEVLPDSVVLAGGAALPSTITIWAGGFGVPSLAAHSGLSTNADGRLLTDETLTSIDDDRIIGAGDAVTTSSLPTRMSCYTANTTGAAAADTVLSRLSGAEPAAFRLAYVGQCLSLGRHNAVLQFTHQDDSPVGFHTRGRLTASFKEFVLKSVPWGLRREGRKPGASVWFKSQARHASTTRDQAEATTL